Sequence from the Enhydrobacter sp. genome:
GTCCTTCGGCAGATGGGCGCGGTCGGTCATCGCCACGACGTGGCGCACCGTCTCGAGCTGCGGCAGCAGCCCTTCGACCAGCGGCAGCAGGTTGACGTCGACGAAGAGCAGCCGGTCCTCGGCGTGGTTGACGATGTAGACGATCTGCTCGGGGAAAAGCCGCGGATTGATCGTGTGGCACACCGCGCCCATGCCCGAGATGCCGTAGTAGAGCTCGAAGTGGCGGTAGCCGTTCCAGGCCAGCGTGCCGATGCGGTCGCCTCGCCCGATGCCCAGCCCCGTCAGCGCCTCGGCCATCTTGCGGGCGCGCCGCCGGGCGTCGGCGTAGGTGTAGCGATGGATGCCACCTTCCAGCGCGCGGGACACGATCTCGGTGTCGCCATGGTTGACGGCGGCGTGCTCTATGACGTGCTGAATCAGCAGCGGGCGATCCTGCATCAGGCCCAGCATTGGGGCGTTTCTCCTCGTCGTCTTTTGGCCTAGGGTTGCCGCCTCTTTGGCGGCAAACCGCCAGTCCGGTCAAGCGAGGGAGTGACGGCATGGAAAAGCGCAGGTTGGGCAAGTCCGGCATCGAGTTCGCACCGATCGCGTTCGGCGGTAACGTCTTCGGCTGGACCGCCGACGAAGCGACCTCGCACAAGCTCCTCGACGCCTTCGTCGACGCCGGCTTCTCCTTCATCGACACGGCCGACGTCTATTCGCGCTGGGCGCCCGGCAACAAGGGCGGCGAGTCCGAGACGGTGATCGGCAACTGGTTGAAGAAGAATCCGGCCAAGCGCGCCAAGGTCCAGATCGCGACCAAGTGCGGCATGGCGCTGACGTCCGGCGGGCTGTCGCGCCGGCACATCACCGAATCGGTCGACGCCTCGCTCAAGCGCCTGAACACCGACCATGTCGATCTCTTCCAGTCGCACCGCGACGACAAGGACACGCCGCAGGAAGAGACGATGGAGACCTATGGCGATCTGGTGAAGGCCGGCAAGATCCGCGTCATCGGCGCCTCCAACTTCGACGCTGGGCGGCTCGCCTCGGCGCAGGCGATCGCGAAGGCCAAGGGCTTGCCGCGCTACGAGAGCCTGCAGCCGCACTACAACCTGATGGAGCGCGGCCTGTTCGAGGGCGAGCTCGAGGACGAGTGCCTCAAGGAAGGCATCGGCGTCATTCCGTATTATTCCCTGGCGAGCGGCTTCCTGAGCGGCAAGTACCGGTCGGAGGCCGATGTCGGCAACGCCAAGCGCGGCGCCGGCGTGAAGAAGTACATCAACGCCAAGGGCATGGCCGTGCTGGAGGCGCTCGACGGGGTGGCCAGGAAGCACAATGTCGACGACACGCAGGTGGCGCTCGCCTGGCTGTTGCAGCGCAAGTCGGTGACCGCGCCGATCGTCAGCGCCACCAGCCTGCAGCAGCTCGAGGACCTGATCGCCGCACCCGGCGTGAAGCTCGATGCAGCCGACGTGGCCGCCATCGACAAGGCGAGTGCACCGGCCGCCGCCTAGAGCCCTTCCGCTCGAAAGCAGGATGGCCGGCGACGGCTTACCAGCCCCAGAGCAGCCGTCGGGCCACCCAGCCCTTTGTGCCGTTGTTGTGCTGGACCCGGACCCAATCCTTGTCGCGGGTCAGGGTCCGCAGGACGTCGCCGTAGATCAGCCTCGCCAGGATCTTGCTGGCGGTCGAGGCCTCGCTGCGCAGGTTCGCGGTCTTCACGGTGACGATGTGGTAGGGCGTGCGGTCGGTGAGCGGCTCGTAGACCCAACCCGTGTCCTTCTCGAAATCGACCACTTTCAGCCAGCGTCCCTGCCTGCCGACGACCTGCAGTGGATAGCCCCGGCTGAGGACCCATTCGACTGGGTGCTGCGTTCCCGGTCCGGAGCGCATGTTCAATTCCTTGCCCGGCACGCTGACCATCTGTTGCGCAAGAGCCGGTGGGGAGACCAGAAGGAGGAGAGCCAGCAGGAGATTGCGGCAGCAATTGAACGTATGGGCCATTCTTCGGGGACCTTCGTCGATGCGTGTCGAGGATGGAGGTCGACGCCGCCGCCCCCGGATCCGATCCGGGCGACCGGCGCGAACGATCGAAGAATGACGCGCGGCGAGTCGCACCGTCAACCCGGGGAGAAGTGCGCCGCGGCATCGCCCGACCGGCGACGCGGCCGCTCAGCCCGGCGCGTTGGCGGCGGGCTTGAGGATCTGCTGCGCGGCGGCGCTCACGGCCTCGTCGTGGGCCGCGCCGCCGCCGCCGCCCGCGACCTGGACGGTCGGGAACGCGAAGCGGATGCCGTTGGCGTCGAACGCCTTCTTGATCATCGCGTTGGCGCGCCGGCGGATGACGAACTGCTCGCCCGGCTTGGTCATCATCTTGGTGCGGATCTTGATGGCGAAATCGCCGAACTCCTCGACGCCCTGCATCTTGAGCGGCTGCAGGATGTTGGGCGAGAGGTCGGGATCCTTGGCCAGTTCCAGGCCGACCTGCTTGATCAGTTTCTTGGCCTTGTCGATGTCGGAATCGTAGGTGATGCCGATCACGTCCTTCACGATCACCCAGTCGCGGCTCATGTTCTGCACCGCGCCCAGCGAGCCGAAGGGGATGGTGTAGAGCGGCCCCCGCTGATGGCGCAGCTTGATCGAGCGCAGGCTGAAGGATTCGACGGTGCCCTTGTAGTTGCCGCTCTGGATGTACTCGCCGATGCGGAAGGCGTCGTCGAGCATGTAGAACATGCCGCTGATGATGTCGCGCACCACGGTCTGCGCGCCGAAGCCGACGGCGACGCCGACCACGCCGGCGCTGGCGATCAGCGGCGCGATCTCGACGCCGAGCGCGGACAGCGCCATCAACCCGGCCATCACCACGAGAACGATCAGGGCGACGTTGCGGCCGATCGGCAGCAGGGTGCGGATGCGCGCGCGCTTGCGTGCTTCCTCGGCCTCGAGGCCGGCGGTCTGCTGGGCGCGGGCGAGCGCGTTGTCGGCCAGCGCCTTGACGAGGTCCCAGGCGAGATCGGCCACCAGCACGATGATGAGGGCGTGCAGTGAACCGCGCAGCAGGCGGGTGAAGGTGTTCTCCTGGGCCGCCAGCGCGCCGACATCGAGGCCCCAGCCCCACAGCAGCAGCGAGAGGGCGCCGACGATCAGCGCGGCCCGCAATCCCTGCTCGACCAATACCTCGGCGACCGACGGTGTCGTCGCATCGGTCGCGTCGTCTTCGACGGGACGCATCAGGTGCCGGACCGCGCGCCGCACGACGCCGATCGACAGCGGCAGGCCGATGGCGACGACGAGGAACCAGAACAGCCCGAGCGCACCCGCCACCCAAG
This genomic interval carries:
- a CDS encoding aldo/keto reductase, coding for MEKRRLGKSGIEFAPIAFGGNVFGWTADEATSHKLLDAFVDAGFSFIDTADVYSRWAPGNKGGESETVIGNWLKKNPAKRAKVQIATKCGMALTSGGLSRRHITESVDASLKRLNTDHVDLFQSHRDDKDTPQEETMETYGDLVKAGKIRVIGASNFDAGRLASAQAIAKAKGLPRYESLQPHYNLMERGLFEGELEDECLKEGIGVIPYYSLASGFLSGKYRSEADVGNAKRGAGVKKYINAKGMAVLEALDGVARKHNVDDTQVALAWLLQRKSVTAPIVSATSLQQLEDLIAAPGVKLDAADVAAIDKASAPAAA
- a CDS encoding SH3 domain-containing protein, with translation MAHTFNCCRNLLLALLLLVSPPALAQQMVSVPGKELNMRSGPGTQHPVEWVLSRGYPLQVVGRQGRWLKVVDFEKDTGWVYEPLTDRTPYHIVTVKTANLRSEASTASKILARLIYGDVLRTLTRDKDWVRVQHNNGTKGWVARRLLWGW
- a CDS encoding mechanosensitive ion channel family protein codes for the protein MSGCGETWTKPPGTLPQTPFRAHFVEITTSSASMTPLFRLFVVLILAMPMFAVMPAGASAQTEPAAAETPSEFFAGRLKRMGDHVDGLMHATPRLPSYARRLGEAFDQAAGQQGGTRILLGLLICVVAGAALEWAYRRALGGIAARWHATPIARPAHRLLVVGIDAGLAAGAAIAFVLGALVVLLSERWPHPLNEAGAAFLVALVGVRLVAALSTVLLRPADGPVRHLAAFDLDVASARFWHRLLVAFVAWFAFGWALIVATRLLGLPRDGQQLLAYTLGIGLVVLALVMIWRRHAETEPAAAVQNGGKWLATVATVAIWLSWVAGALGLFWFLVVAIGLPLSIGVVRRAVRHLMRPVEDDATDATTPSVAEVLVEQGLRAALIVGALSLLLWGWGLDVGALAAQENTFTRLLRGSLHALIIVLVADLAWDLVKALADNALARAQQTAGLEAEEARKRARIRTLLPIGRNVALIVLVVMAGLMALSALGVEIAPLIASAGVVGVAVGFGAQTVVRDIISGMFYMLDDAFRIGEYIQSGNYKGTVESFSLRSIKLRHQRGPLYTIPFGSLGAVQNMSRDWVIVKDVIGITYDSDIDKAKKLIKQVGLELAKDPDLSPNILQPLKMQGVEEFGDFAIKIRTKMMTKPGEQFVIRRRANAMIKKAFDANGIRFAFPTVQVAGGGGGAAHDEAVSAAAQQILKPAANAPG